The Cloacibacterium caeni region CCTTTGGTTAGGGATTTTCTTAGGTTCTACAGCCACCATCGGTAAGTTTTTTGGACTGGATTTAGATATTCGTCACATAACTTTCGCGGCAGGAAATTTTGCATTAGGATTATACGGAAAAGAATTTTCCATCGATACCCAAACGTTTATTATTGCTTTTGTCACGGTATTTTTGATTGGATTCTTAAACTTTATAGTAAGCTTTGGATTGTCGATGGTTTTAGCATTCCGTTCTAGAAAAGTGAACTTTGGTGAGGTGAGAAACCTTAACCGAAGCATCATTAAATATTTCTTTAAAAATCCGCTGATTTTCTTTTTCCCAATTCGTTCTGTGTTAGACGAAAGAGCCAAAAAATTAATTTCAGACACTACAAAACATACACATCCATAAATTGGTCTTCGCCAAATTCTTCTTGAAATTTCTTGAGGAAAAATGACTTTTTCATTCTAAAATCATTTCTGAAAAGTGGAGATTTTATTCTGATTTCTAGAATTTTTTCATTCAGATTTACACTTTCTATTTCTTTGAAAAATGCTTCGTCTAAATAGTTTTTTAGAAAATCCTTGACTTGTAAAGCCAATAATTTATCCTCAAAACCATACAACTTGGCAAAACTTTTCACCAATTCAGAACTTTGATATTCTCTTTTCTTTTTCATGTATTTGCGAGCGCAGCGAAGCAATTTGTTTTTATTTTCCCACAGATTTCACAAATTTTTATCAGCAAAATTAGCTCAATCAGTGCGAAATTTTATTTTTTAATATGTTTTTCAATTTCCAAAAAAGCAAAATTTACAGCTTCTTTTTCAGTTCTAAAATAGTGTAAGTTTTCTTTATTTCCTCTTTCATAGTTAAACCAAACATATAAACTTCCAAATTTTTCCAAACCAAAGCCTTCATTTCCATATTTTCCGAAATTGCCAATTAAGTAAAAATCTAATTCAGGATAATTAATTTTTAGATAATTTTCAAGTTTTATTATAGTCTTCATATTACTTGGCTCTTTTTACTTTTTACTTGGCTCTTAAATCTGAAAGATTTTCGATTCTTCATTAATTCTTTTCACCACAGATTCTGTACGTTCTCTATGCGTGTCTGTAATGAATATCTGTCCGAAATTCTGTTGGTTCACCAATTCTATCAACTGAGAAACTCTATTGTCATCTAATTTATCAAAAATGTCATCCAAAAGTAGAATAGGATTTTTATTCGTGATGTCTTTAATTCTTTTGATTTGAGCCAATTTCAGAGCGATGAGGAAAGATTTTTGTTGACCTTGACTTCCGAATTTTTTAATCAAATTTCCGTTCATTTCGAAGCGCAAATCATCCTTATGAATTCCTCGTGAAGTATAAGTAAGAACTCTGTCTTTTTCGAGGTTTTCGCTTAAGATTTCTTCGAAATTTTGTTCATTCAAATTACTTTCATAAATAACAGTAACTTTTTCATTTCCTTTTGAAATAATCTCATAGAAATGTTGAATTGTTGGCAAAATAGACGCTACAAATCGTTGTCTTTTTTCAAAAATTTGAGTTCCAAATTTGGTCAAAGGTTCGTTGTATATTTCAAGCGAATCAAGGTCGAAAGTTCTGTTTTTAGCAAAATATTTGAGCAAAGCATTTCTTTGTTGAAGCGTTTTTTGGTATTGAATCAAAGCAAAAAGATAATCAGAATCGGTCTGCGAAATCATGGCATCTAGAAACTTTCTTCTGCTTTCGCTGCCATCAGAAATGAGGTTCGAATCGTAAGGAGAAATCATCACACTTGGCAAAAAACCAATGTGGTCGGCGATTCTTTCGTAGGTTTTATCATTTTTTTTAATGATTTTTTTACCTTCTTTGGGCAATTGCACTTTGATGATGTCGTTTTTTTCTTCTCCTTGAATTTCTGCTTCTATCGCAAAAAAATCACTGTCGTGTAAAATGTTTTGAGCATCAAGATTTCCCAGAAAACTTTTTGCCATCGAAAGATAATGAAGCGCATCTAGAATATTGGTTTTTCCAGCGCCGTTATTTCCCACGAAACAATTGATTTCTGGCGAAAAATCGAATGATTTTTCACTGTGATTTTTGAAATTGAATATTTTCAGATTTTTGATGATCATGTAGCAAAATTACTTCAATAAAACGAGAATTAAAAACGGCATTGCGCTTAAACTCTCCATTAAAAAAGAATAATACCAATCTGCACGTTTTTGATGAGAAAAATAAACCAAAATAGCCGCTAAAATTGCATTGATAGAAAAAGCCAAAGCATAATCCAGTTTCAAAAATTTTATCGCCAGAACTGAACTGATAAAAAGAAATAGATAACTTAAATATTTTGTGTTTTGAATGCCAATTTTCATAGGCAAAGTTGTAAAATCATCTCGTTTTAAATCTCTAATTTCGAATGGAAAAGTAATGGCAGAAGTATAGAAGAAAATAATAAAAAACCACGCCCAATTCATTTCTTTCAGAGGAAACCAAACCAAACTCAGCGCCCAAATAAATCCCACATAAAAAGTTTTGACCAAAGAAAATTGTCGAAGATTAATGTTCAAAAAATCTGCGTTGTAAATAAAACCAAGAATTAAAACAATCAGCCATTTCAAGTAAAAATTCAGGTCAAAATATTTCAAAAGAATGGAACTGATAAGAACAAATCCTAAAATATTCCAAATTTTTGCAAATTTTCTTTTGTGATAAACGGTGAAAAAATATCCGTTCCAAAACGTAAGGAAAAGGACGAATGCTAAAGTATTTTGGTAAGATTCTTGCTCTTGCAAGATGAAAACGCCTAATAGCGTTGCGCACAGAGAAACATAAATCTGCGATTTTAGTAGAATATTTTTTAGTAAATTTATAACGTTCATTAAGCAAATATAAAAACACTTTGTCATTCTGAATGAAGCAAAGCGAAATGAAGAATCTATTTTTTGATTTTTCGTGACATTTTATTCTAATGCAATAAAAATCTTTTTTGATTATGAAAAAACTAACCCAAATCTTCATTTTACTATTCCTCATTTGGAATATTACTCCTATGAAAGCTCAAAAATACTATGACCAACAATGGAAGAAAATTTCTGAAAATTATAAGAAAGGAACTTATAAATCTAATCTTCCGCTCATTTTAGACATTCAGAAACGTGCAATTTCAGAAGACAACGCGATTCAATTGATTAAATCTTTGAAAGCGGAATTAAGTGTGATAGACCTTACCGAAGATGATACTCAAAATGATACTGCTTCTCAATTTTTCAAAAAATTACAATCTTTTGACCAAAAATTAAAAGGCGAACAAAAATTGGTTTTTCAAGTATTGTTGGGAGACTTTTTTCAAGATTATTACGATGAAAATCAATGGAAAATTAACCAAAAAACGAATGTAAACACTGGCGAAAAACAAGATTTTTCTCAAATCGAAACATGGAGCAAATTAGATTTTAAAAATTATTTTGCCCAACATTTTTCTGAAATTTCAAAACAAGATGCAGCGTTACAAAAAATCACCATTTCAAAATATGCAGAGATTTTTGATGAAGTAGAAGATATCGTTTATTTTCCTAGCTTCTTTGATTATAAATCAATGCAATATGTTGATTATCTTCAAAGTAATTATTATTTTACTAAAAATGAACTGAAAGAAAATCAGCCTAAAATTTTAGGAATTTATGATGCGTTGATTGCTAAAAATTCAGGAAATGCGCAATTGTACTTCAAGCATCAAAAACTGAATGATGAATGTGCTTTTACCAACTGTAAAAACAAGCAAGAACATTTAATTTCTCTTTATAATTCTGCAACAGAAGGCGATTATAAAGTTTTAATCGCTCAAGAAATTATTTCCAGTCTTCAAGGAGAACAAAAATTTGATGAAGCGCTTTCTTGGATTGAAAAAGTGAAAAAAGCCTATCCAAAATCCAAATTTTTAGAAAACATCAAAAATCAGGAAAATCAAATCAAACAGCCTTTTGTCAATATAAAATTTGAAACGTCCACTTTGCCGAATCAACCGATTCATTTGATTGCAGAATACAAAAATACTTCACAGTTCTCTCTCAATATCTATGAAGTGAAATCTGATTATCAAGGCTTTTTGAAGTATATTTATAATTCTTGGAACAAAGATTATTTTTCTCAACTCAAGAAAACTTTGGTAAAAAAAGAAACTTTTCCTTTGAAAAATTTCAAAGATTACACTTCTCATAAAACTTCGCTGGAAATTGCGCCACTTCCTTCGGGAATTTACGTGGGAGAATATTTGGTAGATGGGAATGTTCAAGACCATTTTTACTTTATTGCCGCTAATTCTAGAATTATTTTTAAGAATAAATCAGACCAACAAATTTTCGAAAACGAATTGCAATTGGTACTCAGAAATAATGGGAAAATTTTACCAAAAGAAAACTTAGAGTTTTATGAATATGTTGCTCAACAAAATATAGAAAAATCTGCGGGAGTTACAGATGCTAAAGCTGGTTTCAAAATTCCAGAAAATGATAAAAAACGCTATTATCGCTATGTTTTGGTGCGTCAACCTTCTACCAATGATGTGAATCTTTTGCAAGTCTATGGCAATCAGTATGATACTTCTTTTAACACTAGAAATGAAGTAGAACAAGCGCAAATTTTCTTAGATAGAGCAATTTACAGACCTGGACAAACCGTTTATTTTAAAGTGATTGGAACCGCTTTTAGCAGTGAAACCAACAAAGAAAAAGTAACGCCAAAAGTGAAGTTGAATATCACTTTGAAAGATACAAATGGCGAGGAAATTTCTACGCAAACATTGACTACTAATGAATTTGGTTCTGTGAACGGAAGTTTTACGCTTCCACAAGGAAAACTGAACGGACAATTTTCTATAGAAGTTGATAATGACGATGATGAAGTCACAGATTATGTGATGGACGGCTATAAAAGTTTCCGAGTGGAGGATTATAAACGTCCGAAATTTGAAGTAAGTTTTGAACCGGTAAAACAAGAATATCAGTACGGACAAACCATTGAATTGCAAGGAAAAGCCATGATGTTTTCGGGAGTTCCGCTCAATAATGCTACCGTAAATTATGAAATCAAAAAACAGAATATTCGTTGGAGATATTTCTGGTGGTATCCTCGTGGAAATGATAACGAGAACTCAATTCTTGGCGAAGTAAAAACCAATGAAAAAGGTGAATTTACCATAAAAATTGACCTTAAAAAAGATGAAACTTTAGAAGGAATTCAGATTGATAATTATCAAATCAATGCTTCTGTTACCGATATTAACGGAGAAACGCAATCTGACCAAACCAATCTGAAAGTGGCTTCGGTTTCGCATTATATTTCACTTTCAGAAGCGAACACTTCGACTCCGCTCAGTGTGACAGATTATTTTACGGATGAAAATATAAAATTTAAAGTTGAAACTAAAAATTACAACGACCAGATTTTAAAGAAAAGTTACACCGCAAAATTGTCAAAATTATCACCTCAAGAAAGAGTTTTTAGAACCAATTTTGAGAGTGAAATTCAGAATGCCCCTTTCTTTAGTAAAGAAGTTTTTGTGCAAAAATTCCCACATGATTATTTTGATAAATCGGAGAAAGAAAATAGAATAGAAAAAGTAATTTTTGAAAAAACTCCAGATTCTAAAATTATTAGAATGACAAGTGTTAATTCTGAACTAATTAATCAGCAAGGAACTGCAACTGACTTTGAAATAGGGAAATTATCAGCAGGAAAATACAAACTAGAGCTTTTCAACATCGAAGGAAAAGATACCATCAAAACGGAGAAAATTTTTGAAGTTTTTGATAAAGCTAAACTTTCTGAAAATCAAAAGCCTTTCTTAAAAGTAATTCCTGAAAAATCTGAATACAATAGAACTGAAAAGGCTAAATTCTACGTTTATTCAGCCATTCCAGATGCTTTGGTCAATGTATATGTTCAAAACGGTGATGGGAAAACACAGTTTGAGCAATTGCCGATTAAAAACGGAATTTTAGTTTACGAAGTTCCACTTCCGAAAGATGAAAGCATAGAAAATCTGAATGTTCAGTTTCAAATGATTGCTTTCAATGATGTGCAAACTGTTTCGCAAGATGTGAAAATTTCTTCGGATAAAAAGCCTTTGAAAATAGAATTGGTAACATTTAGAGATAAATTACAACCGAATTCCAAAGAAAAATGGAGTGTGAAAATTTCTGGTAGTTCGACTTCGCTCACCGACCAGATTACTGCCGAAGTTCTAGCGAATATGTATGATAAATCTTTAGACCAATTTGCGGTAAATACTTATTCTTGGCAAAGTCTTTACAGCAAACCTTATTGGATTTCTCAATACGGAATTAATGAAAATTTAGACCAAAAATATTACAGTAAAAGACTGAAATATTTTAATAATTTCGGCGTGAATAGACCGGATTTTGATTGGTTTGATGGAGGAATTACTTACCAATTAAGAGGAAGAGCTAATGGCCTTATTATTACTGAAAGTGCAGTTCCTTCCGCAAATGTCAAAATTAGAGGAATGGCTTCAATGAAGGCAGAAGCTGTAACAGATTCCGTAAAAACTAAGAATATTGAAGAAGTAGTAACAGTAGCATATGGAAGGAAAAAAGAAAATTTAGAAAAAATTCCAGTTCGTCAAAATCTCAACGAAACTGCATTTTTCTATCCTAATTTAATGACAGACAAAGACGGAAATGTATCGTTTGAATTTACATCTCCAGAAGCACTTACACAATGGAAATTGATGTTTCTAGCACATACCAAAAATGCACAAGTTGCCACTTTAGAAAAAACGGTGGTTACACAAAAAGAATTTTCGGTAACACCTAATTATCCTAGATTTTTGAGAGAAGGCGATGAATTGGTTTTCAAATCTAAATTGAGCAATTTAACGACTCAACAACTCAAAGGTTTTGCGAAATTGCAAATATTAGACGCTTTCACCAATGAAGATATTACTGAAAAATTTGGAATTAACCAGTTAAATGCAGCTGCTGGTTACAACGTAGAACAATCATTTACACTCAATGCAAATGGAAGCACAACCGTTCAATGGAATGTAAAAGTTCCGAATGGTGTTTCTTCTATTATCATTAAAAACGTAGCCACTTCGACTTCGCTCAGTGGACAAGGAAAATTTTCTGATGGTGAACAAAAAGCAATCGCAGTTTTGCCAAATAGAATGTTGGTAACAGATGCAGTTCCGGTTTTTGTGAAAGAAGGACAGACCAAAACATTTGTTTTACAAAATTTGAAAAATAATCAATCTAAAACAGCGACAAATGTATCCAATACTTTAGAATTGACGACCAATCCAATTTGGGAAGTGATTTTTGCGTTGCCAAGTCTTAAAAATGACAATAATCTTTCTGCGGATGTGGTTTTCAATAAATGGTTTGCAGATGTTTTGGCGTCTGAAATTTTCAAAGCCAATCCAAAACTGAAAACCGTTTTTGATGAATATCAATCTAAAGGTTTACTCAATTCAAATTTGGAGAAAAATCAAGAGTTGAAACAATTATTGTTGGAAGAAACACCTTGGGTTTTAGATGCTAAAAACGAAACCGAACAAATGGCGAAATTGGCAAGATTGTTCGATGCGAATAATATGCGAAATTCCATCAACGACGATTGGAGCGAACTGAAAAAATTGCAAAATCCTGATGGCGGTTTTTCTTGGTATGCCGGTTACCCAAGTTCATACTATAATTCATTGTATATTTTGAAAAATTTAGGCAGAATTAATGAATGGTTGAAAGGAAATTTAGCAGATTATCAATCTTCTGAACAAAAAGAAATGGTTTCTCAATTGGTGAAATATGTGGACAATGAAGTAAGCAGATATTTCGATGTAAAGGCGGTTGCTGAGCGTAGTCGAAGCAATGTTTGGAGTAATTATGCGTTGGATTATCTGGACACTCGTCATTATTGGGAAAAAGAATATCCGTTAAAAGGTGATGGCAAGAAAATGAAAGATTTAGTGATTTCAAAAGCGAAAACTGCAAAAATAACCGACTTCACTTTCTTTGGTTTACATAGAGCAGCATTACTTTTTGATGCGTACAATTTGAAAGATGTTTCTAAAAAATTAATGACTTATCTGAAAGAAACTTCTGTACAAAGCGAAACACAAGGCGTTTATTGGAAACAAAATCTCAACGATTGGGGTTGGTATTCTTCTAAAACTGTAAATCACGCTGGTGCTTTGGAAGCGTTTAATAAATTAACTACTGACCAAAATTTTGTAGAAGAAATGAAAATTTGGCTCATCACACAGAAAGAAGTTTCCAATTGGGATACTTCCAGAAGTACAGCAGAAGTGATTTACACGATTCTCAATTCTGGAAAATCTTGGACTTCAGCGGAAAGCGATAAAGCCACCATCATTTGGGGCGGAAAAGAACTTACCAATCCTGATACAAAAGCAACGGGTTATGTGAAATCAGCAGTGAATTCAGATAAAATAGATAAAAATTTAGCCACAGTAACCATTACAAAACCAGGAGCTGGAATTGTTCAAGGTGGTTTATTCTGGCAATATTATGAGGATTTAGATAAAATTAAATCTTCGGAAACTTATATTTCTATTACCAAAGAATTGTACAAAAAAGTGAAAACGGTAAACGGTGAAGAATTGCAGAAAATTACAGAAAATGCTCCTCTTAAAATTGGGGATAAAGTTACGGTCAGAATGATTCTGAACACCGATAGAAACATGGAATTTATTCATCTGAAAGATATGAGAGCGGCAGGTTTTGAACCAGTTGACGTACTTTCTGGCTATCAATGGAAGAATAATTTGGGTTATTATCAAGTCACCAAAGATGCTTCCACTAATTTCTACATCGAATACATGCCGAAAGGAAAATACGTTTTTGAGTATGATTATATTTGTAATGTAGCAGGAACGTTCAGCAACGGAATTACAACGATGCAGAACTATTATGCTCCGCAAATGAACGCTCATACACAAGGAACGCAAGTTTCTATTTCAGAATAATTTTTTGAAATAAGAAACATAAGTAGAGTCGGGATTTAGCCCGACTTTTTCCTTCAAGGATTTACAGAAATAATGCTTTTCAAAATTTTTAGTTAAAACTTTCTGTATTTGTTTTTATGAGAAAATATAATTTTTTACCTTTGAAAAAAAGCCGGGAATGCTCAATATTATAGATTTAGAAACTCAGTTTTCAAAGCAAAAAATTAATAAAGCTAAAAAACTTTCTTTACGAGAGATTGAAGAAGATAAAAAAAACCATTTCATTTGTTTTGTAGATGAAGGTGAAGAAAGCTATGATGCACAAATTTCTATCAGCGAAAAATTAGAAATCATAGATTCTTCTTGTGATTGTTCAGAGAAAGGTTTTTGCAATCATTTATTAGCTTTGGCAATTCATATTTTTGAAATAAAGAATAATAAACCAACCAAAAAATCAAAATTAAAAGCAAAAAAAATTTCGGAAGCAGAATTAGCAATAGAAAATCTAAATTCTGAAGAAATTAAAGGGTGGATTTTAGAATTTTTCAAAAAAAATAAAGAGGCAGAAATTCAATTTTTATTAGAATTTGGAGAAAAAAAGACTGATTTTTCTGATCATGAAATCAAGAGTATTATTGACAAAAGCATACAATCTGTAGTAGGAAAAAAGAAAAATATTACCGCACCAGAAATTAAAAAAATAGTAGATATTCTCACGAAAAGTTTGGAGCCTGTAGAAGAATTTATGTGGCAGAATATTACAAAAAATATTGCTTTGGAAACATACAATCTCATCTGTGATCATTTATTGAGTTTTCAGATGAATATTTATACTACCAGCAATAGAATTGAGAGTTTTATAGATAAATTTAGAACGAAATTTGCCATCAATTTCAATCAAATAAAAGACCAATCGGTATGGGAAATATTGGCACAGGAATATTGGAATTATTATTTGAAAGGCACAGGAAGTATTCCGTATACTTTATACCATTTGTTGTTTGATATTTATAAATATGCAGATATTCCTCAGAAAAAATTTATAGCAAAATTAGTAAAAGAGAAAATCGATATTTGGATTAAAAATGATGTGGGATTACGAACGGAACTTCGAGAACATTTGTTGGATATTATGATAGAGAATGAGATGTTTTTTTCTGTAAAATCCTATTTTCCTATTGCTTTTTACAAAAATTCTTATAATATTAAAATTTTAAATGAATTATTGAAATTTGATAAAAATCTAGTCGAAAAATATTGTAATGAGATTATCAACAGAAATTCTAATGAAAAATACAATTATCCTTACTACGAAATTTTAGAAAAATTGTATCTTGAAAATAATGATTTAGGAAAGTTAGCAATTATTAAAAAATTAAAATTTCAAGGGAACCCTACTTTAGAAGATTATATTTTTATTGAGCAAAATGAAATAGATAATGGAGAATTTAAAAAATTCAGAACCAAGATTTTAGCAAATTTGCGTAGAGGTTTTTACCAATATCCCGAAAATGCAGAAATATATTTTCAGATTTTAGAATACGAAAAAAACTATACTAAAATGCTAGATGTGATAGATGAAAACCTTCCTACATTCGTTATTAATCAATACTCTGAAAAACTTTATTTAATTGATAAAGAAAAATTTTTAGTTAAGGTAAGTCGAAGATCTAGTTGGAATTCTGTAGGAAGTGAAGATGAAAAATTGGCAGATTTTTTAGTTTCAAAATACGATAATGCTCATCTAAAATCATATTTTAGTAAAAATTCATTTGGATTTGGTAGCTATGGCTTTTCTTCTTTGGTTTTAAAAAAATTGAAATAAAAATTGAAAATGAAACATCAATAGAGTCGGGCTTTAGCCCAACTTTTTTAGTTGAAAATTTCAAGGCTTTAGCCAAAACATAAATCTATATCTCTCCCACAAATTTTTTGTGGGCGATTTTATTTTTTGACAAATGTCAAAGGAATATTTTTTCAATCGTCGCAACTTTGCATCTGTAAACAAACATTAAAAATGAAAAACTATAAAACATTAATTTTTACAGCAATGATGGGCTTTCCTTTGTCCTTCTCTGCGCAAACAGCTCCTTCACTCAAGGAATTGGTAGACGCAGCGATGAGTAAAGATGCTGCCATAGAACAACAAAACTTAGAGTCTAAAGCAAATGGATTAGACCAACAAAAATTAAAAGACATTTTCTTACCCAAAGTTGAAATTTCAGGAAAAGGAGAATATTTAAATGCTACGGCAAAATTCCTTTCACCAGAAATTGCCATTCCTGCGATTAAACCTATTTTTCCGGGTGCGGTTTTTCCAGAAGGAACTTTTAACAATAATTTTACTTTGTCAGGTTTTGATGCAGCCGCAAAAGTTGAAGCAAAAGCGCTTCTTTATTCTGGCGGAAAAGTAAAATATCTGAAACAAGCTTTGACCGAGAAAAATAATGCGACTCAAGCTTTACAAGTCAAAAATCAAGACGAAGTCATTACTCAAATTTCTAAAGCGTATGATCAATTTGCACTTGTAATAGAATCTAAAAAAGTTTTAGATGAAAGCAAAAAACGTCTCGATGCCAATAAAAAAACAGCAGAAAAAGCTTTAGGTTATGGCTTAATCACTCCTTATGATTACAAAAAAATAGAATTGGCACAAGCTACTTTGGATTCTAAAATGGTAGAATACGAAGGCAAAAAGGAGTTGCTGATTACGCAGTTAAATGTTTTAACGGGAATTGAAAAAGAGAGAATTGCTCTCATTCATCCTGATTTAGAAAAAATAGATTATTTGCTTACCAATGAAACCATCGAAAATAGAGCAGAATTGAAAGCTTTGGATTTCGGGATTAAAGCCATTGATGCCAAAATAAAAGCAGAAAAAACCTGGTGGATTCCGAAAGTTCAGGCTTCTACATCGCTTTCTTATATGGGATTTTACAACACCAATCTTTCTTCATCTAAAGAATTAATGCCGGGAACTGGCGCAAAGTTAGATTATGATTTGACTAATCTTAATTTATTGCCCATTTTTCAAGCGGGAATTGGTTTTAAATGGGATGTTTTTGATGGTAATGAAGGAAAGCATGAAGTAGAAAAAGCAAAAATAGAAAGAGAGATTTTAGAAAGTAAAAAATCTGATACCGAAAGAAAATTACAACTCAATTTAGCCAATAATCAAACCAATTATAACATCGCAAATGCCCAAGTTGATCTAAAAGCGACGGCGAAACAAATTGCTAAAAATGCATTGACACAAGCCGAAAAAGAATTCAGATATGGTTTGATTAAAGCGACGCAATTGATTGAAGCGGAAAACGATTTGGAAGTTGCAGAATTAGATTATCAAACCGCTATCTTCAACCAAAGAAGGGCAGCGATTGAACTGATGAAGTCCACTCAAAATTTAAACTTAGAAAAACTATAAAACGATAAACATTAATCAATTAAATATTTTAATCCAATGAAAAACTATATTGTAATATCTTTATTTTTAGTAACCTTACTTTCTCTCGGAGCTTGTAAAAATGAAACTCCACAAAAATTAACCGAAGGAAAAACCAAAAAAGAAATTGTTTCTTTTGCGCCAAAAGTTACAGGTAGAATTTTAAAAATTTATGTAGAAGAAGGACAAACTGTAAAAGCAGGAGATACGCTCGCAATGTTAGACGTTCCAGAAGTTTCTGCGAAAATTGCTCAAGCAAAAGGAGCAACTGCCGCTGCCGCCGCACAAGCACAAATGGCAAAAAATGGAGCAACTGCAGATCAACTTCGTCAGTTACGAGCCAAACAAAAGGGTTTAGCGGAACAATATCAGTACGCTCAAAAATCCTTTAGAAGAGCGCAAAATATGTACAAAGACAGTCTGCTTTCTCCACAAAATTATGATGAGGCTTTCGCAAAATTACAAGCCGCAAAAGCTCAATATGAAGCTGCAAACGCAGAATTGCGCGATGTGGAAATCGGTACAAGATTAGAAAAAATAGAAATGGCGATAGGTCAAGAAAATCAAGCGAGAGGTGTTCTTCAGGAAGCTAATGTTGCCTATTCTGAAAGATATATTATCGCAACCAATGATATGGAAATTGAAACTATTTCTCTAAATGTAGGCGAATTGGCAACTGCTGGTTATGCACTTTTCAACGGTTATATTCCGAATTCGACTTATTTCCGTTTTACCATTCCAGAAAGTAAAATTTCTAAATATCAAAAAGGAATGACCGTGAATATGAAATCTACATACGGAAATCAAGAGTTTTCAGGGAAAATAGTTTCTATCAAGCAATTGACAAAATATGCAGATATTACCACTGCTTTCCCAGATTATCAACCAGATGATGCGGTTTACGAAATTAAAGTAATTCCTACAGATAGAGCAAAAGTGAATAATATTTTGGTGAATTCTAGCGTAACTTTAAAATAATCTTAACTAAAAACCGCAAAAGCTCCAAAAGAAATGTT contains the following coding sequences:
- the recF gene encoding DNA replication/repair protein RecF (All proteins in this family for which functions are known are DNA-binding proteins that assist the filamentation of RecA onto DNA for the initiation of recombination or recombinational repair.), producing the protein MIIKNLKIFNFKNHSEKSFDFSPEINCFVGNNGAGKTNILDALHYLSMAKSFLGNLDAQNILHDSDFFAIEAEIQGEEKNDIIKVQLPKEGKKIIKKNDKTYERIADHIGFLPSVMISPYDSNLISDGSESRRKFLDAMISQTDSDYLFALIQYQKTLQQRNALLKYFAKNRTFDLDSLEIYNEPLTKFGTQIFEKRQRFVASILPTIQHFYEIISKGNEKVTVIYESNLNEQNFEEILSENLEKDRVLTYTSRGIHKDDLRFEMNGNLIKKFGSQGQQKSFLIALKLAQIKRIKDITNKNPILLLDDIFDKLDDNRVSQLIELVNQQNFGQIFITDTHRERTESVVKRINEESKIFQI
- a CDS encoding alpha-2-macroglobulin family protein; its protein translation is MKKLTQIFILLFLIWNITPMKAQKYYDQQWKKISENYKKGTYKSNLPLILDIQKRAISEDNAIQLIKSLKAELSVIDLTEDDTQNDTASQFFKKLQSFDQKLKGEQKLVFQVLLGDFFQDYYDENQWKINQKTNVNTGEKQDFSQIETWSKLDFKNYFAQHFSEISKQDAALQKITISKYAEIFDEVEDIVYFPSFFDYKSMQYVDYLQSNYYFTKNELKENQPKILGIYDALIAKNSGNAQLYFKHQKLNDECAFTNCKNKQEHLISLYNSATEGDYKVLIAQEIISSLQGEQKFDEALSWIEKVKKAYPKSKFLENIKNQENQIKQPFVNIKFETSTLPNQPIHLIAEYKNTSQFSLNIYEVKSDYQGFLKYIYNSWNKDYFSQLKKTLVKKETFPLKNFKDYTSHKTSLEIAPLPSGIYVGEYLVDGNVQDHFYFIAANSRIIFKNKSDQQIFENELQLVLRNNGKILPKENLEFYEYVAQQNIEKSAGVTDAKAGFKIPENDKKRYYRYVLVRQPSTNDVNLLQVYGNQYDTSFNTRNEVEQAQIFLDRAIYRPGQTVYFKVIGTAFSSETNKEKVTPKVKLNITLKDTNGEEISTQTLTTNEFGSVNGSFTLPQGKLNGQFSIEVDNDDDEVTDYVMDGYKSFRVEDYKRPKFEVSFEPVKQEYQYGQTIELQGKAMMFSGVPLNNATVNYEIKKQNIRWRYFWWYPRGNDNENSILGEVKTNEKGEFTIKIDLKKDETLEGIQIDNYQINASVTDINGETQSDQTNLKVASVSHYISLSEANTSTPLSVTDYFTDENIKFKVETKNYNDQILKKSYTAKLSKLSPQERVFRTNFESEIQNAPFFSKEVFVQKFPHDYFDKSEKENRIEKVIFEKTPDSKIIRMTSVNSELINQQGTATDFEIGKLSAGKYKLELFNIEGKDTIKTEKIFEVFDKAKLSENQKPFLKVIPEKSEYNRTEKAKFYVYSAIPDALVNVYVQNGDGKTQFEQLPIKNGILVYEVPLPKDESIENLNVQFQMIAFNDVQTVSQDVKISSDKKPLKIELVTFRDKLQPNSKEKWSVKISGSSTSLTDQITAEVLANMYDKSLDQFAVNTYSWQSLYSKPYWISQYGINENLDQKYYSKRLKYFNNFGVNRPDFDWFDGGITYQLRGRANGLIITESAVPSANVKIRGMASMKAEAVTDSVKTKNIEEVVTVAYGRKKENLEKIPVRQNLNETAFFYPNLMTDKDGNVSFEFTSPEALTQWKLMFLAHTKNAQVATLEKTVVTQKEFSVTPNYPRFLREGDELVFKSKLSNLTTQQLKGFAKLQILDAFTNEDITEKFGINQLNAAAGYNVEQSFTLNANGSTTVQWNVKVPNGVSSIIIKNVATSTSLSGQGKFSDGEQKAIAVLPNRMLVTDAVPVFVKEGQTKTFVLQNLKNNQSKTATNVSNTLELTTNPIWEVIFALPSLKNDNNLSADVVFNKWFADVLASEIFKANPKLKTVFDEYQSKGLLNSNLEKNQELKQLLLEETPWVLDAKNETEQMAKLARLFDANNMRNSINDDWSELKKLQNPDGGFSWYAGYPSSYYNSLYILKNLGRINEWLKGNLADYQSSEQKEMVSQLVKYVDNEVSRYFDVKAVAERSRSNVWSNYALDYLDTRHYWEKEYPLKGDGKKMKDLVISKAKTAKITDFTFFGLHRAALLFDAYNLKDVSKKLMTYLKETSVQSETQGVYWKQNLNDWGWYSSKTVNHAGALEAFNKLTTDQNFVEEMKIWLITQKEVSNWDTSRSTAEVIYTILNSGKSWTSAESDKATIIWGGKELTNPDTKATGYVKSAVNSDKIDKNLATVTITKPGAGIVQGGLFWQYYEDLDKIKSSETYISITKELYKKVKTVNGEELQKITENAPLKIGDKVTVRMILNTDRNMEFIHLKDMRAAGFEPVDVLSGYQWKNNLGYYQVTKDASTNFYIEYMPKGKYVFEYDYICNVAGTFSNGITTMQNYYAPQMNAHTQGTQVSISE